A region of Vitis riparia cultivar Riparia Gloire de Montpellier isolate 1030 chromosome 12, EGFV_Vit.rip_1.0, whole genome shotgun sequence DNA encodes the following proteins:
- the LOC117926193 gene encoding metallothiol transferase FosB-like, whose translation MGREIVSAREEDVMEEILRWSPSSSKLPLLSLNHVSFVCKSVPKSVKFYEEVLGFVLIKRPSSFDFKGAWLFNYGIGIHLLESEEVPAKKGAINPKDNHISFQSSDMGLVVKKLGEMKIEYVTAVVKEGGVKVDQLFFHDPDGYMVEICNCQNLPVLPLSSCPITNKLPKGNRKYGKRQQCGGEMEAQMMENLVVDMMDISF comes from the exons atggggaGAGAGATAGTGAGTGCAAGAGAAGAGGATGTGATGGAGGAGATATTGAGATGGTCTCCATCTTCTTCAAAACTGCCTTTGTTGTCTTTGAATCATGTCTCATTTGTGTGCAAATCAGTGCCCAAATCAGTGAAGTTCTATGAGGAGGTTCTGGGCTTTGTCCTCATCAAACGCCCTTCTTCCTTTGACTTTAAAGGAGCTTG GCTGTTCAACTATGGAATCGGCATCCACCTGCTGGAATCCGAGGAGGTTCCGGCGAAGAAAGGGGCGATCAACCCCAAAGACAACCACATATCCTTCCAGAGCTCGGACATGGGGCTGGTGGTGAAGAAGCTGGGGGAGATGAAGATAGAGTACGTGACTGCAGTGGTGAAGGAGGGTGGAGTGAAAGTAGACCAGCTCTTCTTCCACGACCCAGATGGCTACATGGTCGAAATCTGCAACTGCCAGAACCTCCCTGTCCTCCCATTATCCTCATGCCCCATCACCAACAAGCTCCCAAAGGGCAACAGGAAGTATGGGAAGAGGCAGCAGTGTGGTGGAGAGATGGAGGCTCAGATGATGGAGAACCTGGTGGTGGATATGATGGATATTtccttttga